The DNA region GAGCTATTTAATGAGACTGGGCCATTAACAGCTTGTGCTGAAGCCCTCTTCAGTCCCCCAGTGGAAGGGGGAGTTGATAGGAAGATTTTCCAGCCAAGTCGGAAAGCTCAGCTATAGCATTTCACATTGGTTGTCATCAAAGTGCTTTCTTGAAGTCTTCAGCCCTCAGGTATCCAGGCTAGGCCAAAACCTAGTTATCACTGGCAACAGTGAGGTTTGGTGCAAAAGTGCCACTGGTCCTAGctagacaaaacaaaaaaccacaaatgaaagggaaagggagacaAAACCAAAGGAACTGTAGAGCAGGTACTTACTAGGAAGTtgtgtgagaaaataaaatcacattttgttttaaaattataaatactcTCCATATAAAGTTATTAAATAGCTGTGGCTGTGGTGAGTTCCAGTGATCCTCCTAAGCAATGTCTGGTAGTCTTTAAAAAGTCATCTTTGCTCCCCATCTCTCTTGCCCTTGTTTTAAGTGCAGCAGGGGTTGTCAATGACTAGCATAACATCAATGCCATACACTTCCAGGAGGTCCATAAGGAAACTTCGATCCCCTTGGGGATCCAGGCCCATGCCTCGTGCGTGGTCAGCTGTCAGTGTCTTGTCCTGGCTGGCCGACACCTCCATCAGCGTCTGGAATATGCGGTTGTTCTGCTCCATGAAAAACCTATAGGGTAAAGTCAGTGGAACCAATTGTGTTGGACCTCCATAAGGACAGTCTGTTTAccaaacaggcagcagagccccagaACTGCATTTAAGCCCCTTTAGCCAGAGATCCCACCTTGTTAGGTGATGCTGTAGTACTTTTCCATTCACTTTACAGGTGACCCAGATAAACTAAGATAAAGCAGTAACTTTTAATTGGCAGTGGTGCTCCCATCTGTGGGGGGCATTTCCCTCTGAAGAAGCCACATTATCAGCTAAAGTGTGTTCTGTGGTCACCAAGCAGGTACATCACACCTACAGCTCCCGTAATGTAGGGGAGGAAAGTGTTGTCACCCATCCGGTAAGCCAGCGGGTAAATAAATTCTCCATTGCTGGTGCAGAACACAGCAGTGAGAACTACTTCCTACCTGTTGCTTTCCTAGAAACATGCAAAGCTATTGAGAAAGAGCTCTGGCTACGCCTGTGAAGCTCAGCAGTCAGATCTCTGCCCCAACAGCCCTTGACACAGTTTCATCCCATTActtctcagctgctgcagaatgtGAATAGCAACACGCAGTGAAGGGCTTCAGAGGTGGTATACATGTGGTTTTTATCTAATTCTGTACCTCCCACTCTACACCCAGTTCTGGTTCCTCTGTTTGCCAGGTATGAAGTCAGCCACAGCAGTAGGCCAGTCCTTCACATGCAGGTCTTATCTCCACACTGTACCAACCCCCAGCATGGTAGAGTGCCCACTTCCCATGAACATTGTCCTTTCCAGAGCCAAATATTCTGGCAAGAAAAATCCTATAGTGCTTATGTTTGCGAGGACATTCTTACATCTCTAAAATTCACTTCTCCCTCGCAGCACATAAGCAACCCCAGTGGATACTACATTTTGGCTTCTCAGAATGAAAAGAAGATGATCTGAAGAGGAAGACCCAGTCTGTTTTTTGaaccttggaggaaaaaagctcACTATGGAATTTTGTCAAACATCCTGTTTCATAATATGCCAAACAGTGCAACACAAAATCAGTGCAAGACGCTCCCTAAAACTAGCAGTGTCCAGCTAAGTATTAGAGGTAGCCACTCACAAGATGAAAAGGTCCTCTTCACAGGAACTGCAATCCTCACCCACTTCTTGAGAATACATTAACATCTGCCTGAGAGAAGGGAGACAGGTTAATTGCACATACCTACTGTGAACCTGAAAGCTTTATGAGATGACCAGAATCTTCAAGAGATGAGCTGAACCAGTGggatattttgaaaatactacAAGGAGGAAGGTACAAGGAGGAAGGTATTCCACCTCTCCTATCAGGACCACCCAGATGTCTGTGATTACCTTTGGTCATTGAGCCGTCGGTACTTCTCCTTGTCAGCATTGTTAATTTTCAGGAGTGGCTGCAGATGTTCGTGATGCGTCTTCACATTCTGGTTGTCCACGTAGACATCATAGAGATCCCGTTTCTGCTCAAAGATCTTTTCTGTTGTACCTGCCAAATTCAGAGAAGATTTTCAGAGCAGTGTGTTGCTTTCCCAGCAGACCAACTGTTCTCTCCTGCTTGCATAGTTAGTCATTCCACACACAGCCTATTTCTCATCAGTTCTATTCCACAGTCTGGTGTCTCAAGACGTTTTGCAGCCTGGAGCTAAAAACATCACGCCTAATCCATCATACTTACAGGCCACATATGATACTTCTGTCTCCAGCATTTCTATGTCTGCCACATTCACGTAGAAGAATGGTTTGGACTCTGGGACAGTTCCTCCAAGACCAGGCAGAGAAACATTTGCAAGGCAACAGCAACAATACACTGTGGACAAGAGAAGTACATCCTGAGATGCTTCTGGTTTCCCTCAAGGGCACTTTGAACCCCACTTGCCCAGTTCTCCCACAGGTCTCTACGAAAACAATGGTCAGAGCTCTGAAATGCCCCTGAACACCAGAACTGCTCAAGTGAAGACATCCTGTTTTGCATAGGAAATAATCAGTTCTCCCATAGGAATCGCACATTCTAGAATCCACAAATTCAGTCAATGCTCTTATTGTCCTGTGCTGACAGGAATGAGTGTGACAGTGCCAGATGTGTCCTTACTTACGAGGcctgaagaaaagcatttggtAGGAAATGTGTAAATGCAGACCGAGCGGGATCTTCACGAGGCACAGTCACAATAGATTTTGAAGACCTGCATGACGTCTGTCCCCTCAGTACTCACAGGCATTTTTCTGCAATGCTTCAGCCTAcaccagagctctgcagtgtcCCTGGAAACATACCTCTATAGCAGACAACTCCAACTGGGGGAGGTGAAAATATCAGTATGCGCTTGCGCAGCAGGGCAAACTTCCAGAGGACGAGGATCTGCTCACCGAAGAATTTGATGAACTGAGACATACAGCCAGCAGGGTGTGTGATCTGCAGGTGGAGcgaaagggaagaaaacagctcAGAGGTGAAACAGGGACACATGCACACATGCTAAGTCTAAATGTGGGAGCAAGACCAGCACACAGCTTGCAACAGTCCAAGtaacaaaatcttttttaaagcagccCACGAAGCACAGAAGTGACTGCTTACATAAAGGAGTATGAGGCaccagcaaggagcagcagccctctGCCCATTCCTGCAGGCCTCAGGCACTTGCCTCACCTTCATCTCTGGGTACATGTATCTGTGGATGGAAGGCAGCCAGTGGACAGGTTgctgagagctgggggtgcCCTTGCTATCAGGGAGAACACCTTTCTTGTCATCATAGAATGCCTCTAGATGGGAGTAGTGCCCTGGCATCTCCAGCTGGtgtctggaaaagaaaggaaaaacgGGGAGATCTGTAGTGTCTCCAGACTATTTGTTTAGTGCCTTGCCCCCAGCAAACATCTGCTCTCACAGCTAAAGGGGATCCTGGGTCTCTCAGTCACACTGGAGGGCTAAAGAAACATCAGGACTACCAGCTCTCAGTGCAGCCAGAGAGAACATGCACAGGACTGACAAAGGCACTGAGCTGGAGCCTGCACAGTACTGATCCTGTTTTAAATACACTCAGGTAGGAACAGTTTTCTATCATCACCATTTTCACTGCTAGATCCACTCAACACAACTGAAGCACACAGCTAGCCAGGATCACCATTACACAATTAGAAGCCCTTAGTAAAATggttttcagaagtgaaaaggGGAACTTCTTGTTCTCTCAACTCTTTCCGTGACACCTATGTCTGCCTACAATAACTAGGGTTTGGGTAGCATTTGACTGTTAGGAAGGAACAGACTGCTGCTAATCAGTTCATTGTCTCCTTCACACTGTGAACCTGTAATACTTTCTGGAGAAACAGCCAGTCAAGGAGATCACAGCAGAGCATTGTCACTGAACTCTCAGTTGCCTAAAACTGCTCTCCAGAGAAGGAACATTACCTCTCCCAGGTGGGAAATGACCAGGCTCATCCCCAAGGAACTTACCTGACCTGGTTCTCCAGGAAGTGCATGTACCTATACAGCAGTGTGTAGGAAGGGGAGAGGATGCCCACGGACTTCATGCGGGCTCCACGCTCTAACTCACTCTCCACAGGCATGTTGGCAAAGCAGGCCAGGCCAAAGCAGAGCCCTTTCCGGAAATAACTGGAGACAAAGGTTTGACAGAAGGGTTAACattaaaataaggaaagaagaggaaagaaagtaGCTGAGTGCTAAAATTACGGATTTGAGATCATATTTTCTTCTATAAGGAGTTCCCTGAAATCCTGTCCTGCTAGCTGAAGGGCTGAGGACAGGCCTTGGGTGCCCCAGTCTTCTCAGTAGGAAGAACAAATATTTAAGGCAAGAGTTCTCAGGAATTCCCACTAAAGCCCCTACCAGCCATGTCACAGGCTGGTAAGGAATGCAAATAAGTAACTTGGAAGGAAGACCAGCAGAATGCATGATTCAGTCAGTCACCTTCCTCCAAGGAAGAAGCCTTCAGTGAATGCAGTTCTGAGTACAGTACAGCTACCTGGTCATATTTTGGGTGC from Sylvia atricapilla isolate bSylAtr1 chromosome 5, bSylAtr1.pri, whole genome shotgun sequence includes:
- the DENND11 gene encoding DENN domain-containing protein 11 — encoded protein: MVERSDEAPLLFWAEGPAVSAPPPAAEQGSGGGGGRRLGGGWSAPPWDGEGPAEAAGPPRAEAEEDQIVAVFVVTFDPRTGNMVEWCLPQDIDLEGVEFKSMASGSHKIQSDFIYFRKGLCFGLACFANMPVESELERGARMKSVGILSPSYTLLYRYMHFLENQVRHQLEMPGHYSHLEAFYDDKKGVLPDSKGTPSSQQPVHWLPSIHRYMYPEMKITHPAGCMSQFIKFFGEQILVLWKFALLRKRILIFSPPPVGVVCYRVYCCCCLANVSLPGLGGTVPESKPFFYVNVADIEMLETEVSYVACTTEKIFEQKRDLYDVYVDNQNVKTHHEHLQPLLKINNADKEKYRRLNDQRQMLMYSQEVGEDCSSCEEDLFILFFMEQNNRIFQTLMEVSASQDKTLTADHARGMGLDPQGDRSFLMDLLEVYGIDVMLVIDNPCCT